A part of Aegilops tauschii subsp. strangulata cultivar AL8/78 chromosome 2, Aet v6.0, whole genome shotgun sequence genomic DNA contains:
- the LOC109761686 gene encoding uncharacterized protein, translating to MATKQSLLAAAAVCLLLLPAAYAFTDVEYCNKGKNYPVKVSGVEIVPDPVERGVPATFKISATTDKNITEGKLVIDVKYWIFNVYSETDDICTKTQCPATSNFELSHSQTLPSITPPGSYTIQMKMLGKHDEELSCISFGFSIGFLAPVALS from the exons ATGGCGACCAAGCAGAGCCTCCTCGCCGCCGCAGCCGtctgtctcctcctcctcccggcgGCCTACGCCTTCACCGATGTCGAGTACTGCA ATAAGGGCAAAAACTACCCGGTGAAGGTGAGCGGCGTGGAGATCGTGCCTGATCCTGTCGAGCGCGGCGTGCCGGCCACCTTCAAGATCTCCGCTACAACTG ATAAAAACATCACCGAGGGGAAGCTGGTTATTGATGTTAAATATTGGATCTTCAATGTTTACTCTGAAACAGATGACATCTGTACGAAGACCCAATGCCCGGCAACTTCTAATTTCGAGCTATCTCACTCGCAAACCTTACCATCAATCACTCCACCA GGTTCTTACACCATTCAGATGAAGATGCTCGGAAAGCACGATGAGGAATTGAGCTGCATCTCCTTCGGGTTCAGCATTGGCTTCCTTGCGCCGGTTGCCTTGAGTTGA
- the LOC109761688 gene encoding probable receptor-like protein kinase At1g49730 isoform X2, with product MGMGCLHQRLGRTRALPFVRRFKPSEIEAATSGFSTALETGGPRGTAYRARFADGLVATVRRAGGGDPEQEGQEGAFYRELQLLGRLNHRHVVRLRGFSEGHNRFLVFDQMENRSLKECLHDPLRTPLNWRTRLQVAIDVAAALEYLYYFCDPPVFHVTVNSSNVMMDADFVAKCRRSRRFRRIPRRRANSAEADGAGVPVRRVAPGARDRTVARGRRRRPRAVGAGARVRRIHAEDGGRGSRRHLRRRRAPGPRDSREALH from the exons ATGGGCATGGGCTGCCTCCACCAGCGGCTCGGCCGCACGC GTGCACTGCCGTTCGTGAGGAGGTTCAAGCCGAGCGAGATCGAGGCGGCCACCAGCGGCTTCAGCACGGCCCTCGAGACCGGCGGGCCTCGCGGCACGGCGTACCGCGCCCGCTTCGCTGATGGCCTCGTCGCCACGGTGCGccgtgcgggcggcggcgacccGGAGCAGGAAGGGCAGGAGGGCGCCTTCTACCGGGAGCTGCAGCTGCTCGGCCGCCTCAACCACCGACACGTCGTCAGGCTCCGCGGCTTCTCAGAAGGACACAACAG GTTTCTGGTGTTTGATCAGATGGAGAACAGGAGCCTGAAAGAATGCCTCCACG ATCCTCTTAGGACGCCACTCAACTGGAGGACCCGGTTGCAGGTTGCCATAGATGTCGCAGCAGCCCTG GAGTATCTCTACTACTTCTGCGACCCTCCGGTGTTCCACGTGACGGTGAACTCGAGCAACGTGATGATGGATGCTGATTTCGTCGCCAAG TGTCGTCGGTCACGACGCTTCCGAAGGATCCCACGCCGAAG AGCGAATTCAGCAGAGGCGGACGGAGCTGGTGTTCCAGTACGGCGTGTTGCTCCTGGAGCTCGTGACCGGACAGTCGcccgggggcggcgacggcgacctcGTGCGGTGGGTGCAGGAGCCAGGGTTCGCCGGATCCATGCAGAGGATGGTGGACGCGGATCTCGGCGGCACCTACGACGCCGGCGAGCTCCGGGACCTCGTGATAGTCGCGAGGCTCTGCACTAG
- the LOC109761688 gene encoding probable receptor-like protein kinase At1g49730 isoform X1, whose amino-acid sequence MGMGCLHQRLGRTRALPFVRRFKPSEIEAATSGFSTALETGGPRGTAYRARFADGLVATVRRAGGGDPEQEGQEGAFYRELQLLGRLNHRHVVRLRGFSEGHNRFLVFDQMENRSLKECLHDPLRTPLNWRTRLQVAIDVAAALEYLYYFCDPPVFHVTVNSSNVMMDADFVAKLSDVSVVGHDASEGSHAEERIQQRRTELVFQYGVLLLELVTGQSPGGGDGDLVRWVQEPGFAGSMQRMVDADLGGTYDAGELRDLVIVARLCTRQGSGTAVVSIPQVLRYLQGKVGDKNR is encoded by the exons ATGGGCATGGGCTGCCTCCACCAGCGGCTCGGCCGCACGC GTGCACTGCCGTTCGTGAGGAGGTTCAAGCCGAGCGAGATCGAGGCGGCCACCAGCGGCTTCAGCACGGCCCTCGAGACCGGCGGGCCTCGCGGCACGGCGTACCGCGCCCGCTTCGCTGATGGCCTCGTCGCCACGGTGCGccgtgcgggcggcggcgacccGGAGCAGGAAGGGCAGGAGGGCGCCTTCTACCGGGAGCTGCAGCTGCTCGGCCGCCTCAACCACCGACACGTCGTCAGGCTCCGCGGCTTCTCAGAAGGACACAACAG GTTTCTGGTGTTTGATCAGATGGAGAACAGGAGCCTGAAAGAATGCCTCCACG ATCCTCTTAGGACGCCACTCAACTGGAGGACCCGGTTGCAGGTTGCCATAGATGTCGCAGCAGCCCTG GAGTATCTCTACTACTTCTGCGACCCTCCGGTGTTCCACGTGACGGTGAACTCGAGCAACGTGATGATGGATGCTGATTTCGTCGCCAAG CTATCGGATGTCAGTGTCGTCGGTCACGACGCTTCCGAAGGATCCCACGCCGAAG AGCGAATTCAGCAGAGGCGGACGGAGCTGGTGTTCCAGTACGGCGTGTTGCTCCTGGAGCTCGTGACCGGACAGTCGcccgggggcggcgacggcgacctcGTGCGGTGGGTGCAGGAGCCAGGGTTCGCCGGATCCATGCAGAGGATGGTGGACGCGGATCTCGGCGGCACCTACGACGCCGGCGAGCTCCGGGACCTCGTGATAGTCGCGAGGCTCTGCACTAGGCAAGGCAGCGGCACCGCCGTTGTCTCGATCCCACAGGTACTCCGCTACTTGCAGGGGAAGGTGGGTGACAAAAACAGATGA